A window of the Phalacrocorax carbo chromosome 26, bPhaCar2.1, whole genome shotgun sequence genome harbors these coding sequences:
- the LOC135317487 gene encoding protein ELYS-like yields MRDLAAQVTSSLLQFPEVTIQALGEDELTRGSVLRGRFSRGRDGLAWLACGPQLEVVSAVTGERLSAHRFSGAREQPPTIRVVKEVSWQTGTGLLVGLREAEGSVLCLYDPGTSSVVTAVVLPGRVTAVEPITNPGGASARPWHLHRALQGFCGVAAVATDVGHLLVVDLGLDDLSCSQRENEPSALVVVTRIAAGVPLRREMVTGEGRHLCLQLQCPSGTAISTLCYISRSNQLAVGFSDGSLSLWNMKTLQWEHHCQLEGGRIPVCAVTFQEPEHDPRNCCYLWAVQSTQESEGDAVSLHLLQLAFADRRRSASGQAMYEGLASCVEKYSLDLTGGAFPLRGQGSKAKLLSCQAVEIFPNCIDREGSVDEVISPDTSVSVFSWQVNTCGQGKPSTYLGVFDFDCWYEAQKPGSLRPEESLQDCPYFALWSLDAVTSTTAPNLLLDVVVQERSLSWRVPPSYPQPELCFHPSTYNFDGTCLLSSGVVHVTCSGFQEEQLDAVLSAAAQTGSVGLLTGCIKLWTSKEQPSSAANLQFALDWTWSRVIYTQHEFDDICVALFDGSCSSTDPQRLQALQHRQLLLSNLSTVLNCFLTEAQELAGEGLTDLTNKLAVTSLAALYARVVLWFCGSRLLPEGSGDEMRFSRPFYNYPLIRSYYAGHRQQLERLSRGKWDSDCLMIDGMVSQLGDQVEEMWQREEGGTGKYPPPSLQALLELYLLEGVEESHKHAITIYLLLDIIHSFPNKTEPSVDSFAAAFAIPSGLVKLIRGFWLLDHKDYDNSLALLFHPATIKPVSWQHVRILRSLMCQGEHGRALRYMQVMKPPFSSSREERLFLTVLLSNRCMAEAWALLQEHTAQLKEEELLKDMYDICREMGLVGDFLRLPFTDSEQKCLEKFLRTHEILLVRHLQRANCTAAPQLNRAMNVHLMNDCAPRWRQRAVARNSLSAQHGKTLPRGQRQLAVERAKPYHLPSSGPREAARPKPISTVTKPANAGNVDPRAPFSSRVLAKVRELWVGNE; encoded by the exons ggagagatgggctggcctggctggcgtgtggccctcagctggaggtcgtgagcgctgtgacgggagagcggctctctgcacaccgtttcagtggagcccgtgagcagcctcccaccatccgcgtggtgaaggaggtttcctggcagacgggaacggggctgctggttggcttgagagaagcagagggaagtgttctctgcctgtacgaccCTGGAACATCgagcgtggttacagcagtagttctgccaggaagg gtaactgctgtagagcccataactaaccccggaggagccagcgcgaggccttggcacctgcaccgggctctgcaagggttttgtggcgtggcagcggtggcgacagatgttggtcatctgcttgtggtggaccttggtttggatgatctctcttgcagtcagagggagaatgaaccatcgg CTCTAGTAGTTGTCACCAGAATTGCTGCTGGAGTTCCACTAAGAAGAGAAATGGTGACCGGGGAagggagacatctctgccttcagttacagtgtccttcaggaacagcaatatcgaccctgtgctacatcagcagaagcaaccagctcgccgtgggtttttccgacggctccctgtcactgtggaatatgaaaactctgcagtggga gcaccactgtcagcttgaaggaggaaggattcctgtctgcgccgttacttttcaagagcctgagcacGATCCTCGCAACTGCTGctacttgtgggctgttcagtcgacgcaagaaag tgaaggcgatgccgtgagtttacatctgttgcagttagcgTTCGCAGACAGGAGGCGCTCGGCTTCAGGACAAGCCATGTACGAG ggtttggcatcctgtgttgaaaagtacagtttggatctgacgggtggagcctttcccttgagagggcagggcagcaaggccaaactactcagctgtcaggctgtagaaatctttcccaactgcattgacagagaaggcagcgttgatgaag tcatatctCCTGACACCAGTGTCTCcgtcttcagctggcaagtgaacaCATGCggccagggaaaaccatctacttatttgggtgtatttgactttgaCTGCTGGTATGAGGCTCAAAAgccaggctcactaag gccagaagaatcccttcaggactgcccctattttgcactgtggtcactggacgctgtgacaagcacgactgctccaaacctccttctggatgttgtggtgcaggagcgcagcctaagctggagagttcctccttcttacccacaacctgagctgtgttttcatccaagcacctataattttg atggcacgtgcctgctgagctctggagttgttcatgtgacgtgcagcggcttccag GAGGAGCAGTTAGACGcggtcttgtcagctgctgcccagacaggttctgtagggcttctgactggctgcattaagctttggacatctaaag agcagccaagttctgctgctaatttacagtttgccCTTGACTGGACATGGAGCAGGGTGATCTATACACAACACGAATTTGATGACATAT gtgttgcgctgtttgacggctcctgcagctccactgacccgcagaggttacaggctctgcagcaccgccagttgcttttgagcaaccttagcacagtcttgaactgttttctaacagaggcacaagagctcgccggagaaggttt aacag acttgacaaataagctggcggtgaccagcctcgcagctttgtatgcacgagtggtcctctggttctgtgggtcccgcctcctgcccgagggctcag gtgatgagatgcgtttctctagacctttctacaattatcctctgattcggagctactacgctggtcatcgacagcaactggagcgtttatcaag aggcaaatgggactctgactgcctgatgatcgatgggatggtttcccagttgGGAGACCAAGTTGAGGAGAtgtggcagagagaggaaggaggaactgggaaatacccacctcctagtttacag gcactgctggagctctatttgctagaaggcgttgaagaaagccacaaacatgcaatc acaatttacttgctgctagacatcaTACATTCCTTtccgaacaaaacagaaccttccgtcgactccttcgcagctgcctttgccatcccttcggGCCTTGTTAAGCTTATTCGAGGTTTTTGGCTTCTAGACCACAAGGACTATGAT aactccctggccctgctctttCACCCAGCTACAATcaaacctgtgtcgtggcaaCACGTGAGAATTCTTCGgtccctcatgtgccaaggagagcatgGGCGAGCCCTCAGATACATGCAGGTGATGAAGCCACCGTTCTCAAGCAGTCGTGAAGAgcggcttttcctcactgtgctgttgtccaatag GTGCATGGcggaggcttgggctctgctgcaggagcacaccgctcagttaaaggaggaagagctattaaaagacatgtatgacatctgtcgggagatgggactagtgggagacttcctgaggctgcctttcacagactctgaacaa aagtgtttggagaaatttttacggACTCATGAGATTCTTTTAGTCCGGCATctgcagcgtgccaactgtacggcagccccacagctgaaccgggcgatgaacgttcatctcatg AACGACTGTGCTcctcgctggagacagagagcagttgccagaaattctctctcagcccagcacggcaagacccttcctagaggtcagaggcagctggctgtagagagagccaagccttaccatctgccttcgtccggaccaagagaag ctgcaagaccaaagccaatctcgacagtaacaaaaccagctaatgcaggaaatgtggatccaagggcacctttcagcagtcgtgtgttggccaaagttagagagttatgggtaggaaacgag